The genomic stretch GTCGGGGATGAGCTTGAGGCCGTGTTGGCGGTAAAGGCGGTTGATGGCCTCGGCGTCCTTGCTGTCCTGGGCGCGGCGGATGCGCAGGCCCCCTATGGGATTGCCCTTGGGCCTGTAGTCGCTCAGCCACAGGCGCAGGGTGTCGGAGGGATCCAAGAACAGCTGCTGGGGCGCCTTGGCCAGCACCTTGTGGGGGTCGCGCACATAGAGGGCGATGTCCCGCTTGTCGTCGGCTTCGGCCAGCAGGGCCTGGGCCAGCTGGCTGGGAGAACTGAAGCTGTGGGCCAGCAGCAGCCGGCCCCAACCGCAGTCGATAATGGCGTCGCTTGGGCCCTTTTCGGGGCCATGGTGCAGGTAGCCTGGGGTACGGGTGCGCTGCAGGCGGTGCTGGGGTGGACGATGGCTGTCAGAGGTCATGGGCTTGCATCCAGAGTTCGAGGCTGGCCAACTGCCACAGCTTGTTGCCGCCAAGGGGCGTCAGGGCCTGCTCGGGGTCGGCGAGCAGGGCATCGAGGTAAGCGGGGTTGAAAAGGCCCCTGGCCCTGGCCTGGGACGACGACAGGCAGTCGCGTACCAGCTCCAGCACCTGGCCCCGGATGTATTTGAGCTTGGGCACGGGAAAATAGCCCTTGGGCCTGTCGATCACCGCCTTTGGCAGCAACCGGTAGCCCAACTGGCGCAGCAGGTATTTGCCTTCTCCTGCCACCTTGAGATGGGGAGGCATGCGGGCCGCCAGTTCCACCAGTTCATGGTCCAAGAAGGGCACCCTGGCCTCCAGGCCAAAGGCCATGGTCATGTTGTCCACCCGTTTGACCGGGTCCTCCACCAGCATGATCTGGGTGTCCTGGCGCAGAGCCTTGTCTATGCCAAGGGTGGCGCCGGGCAGGGCAAAATGGCTTTTGACAAAGTCCCCGGCCCAGTCTCCCTGCCACCAGGCCGGCTGCAGGGTTTGGCGCATTTCATCGAGGCTGCGGTCAAAAAAATGCTGGCGATAACAGGCCACAGGGTCCTTAGCGTCCAGCAGCGGCGGGTACCAGTGGTAACCACCGAAGACCTCGTCTGCCCCCTGGCCCGACTGCACCACCTTGCAGTGGCGTGCCACGTGGCGCGACAGCAGATAAAAACCGATGCAGTCGTGGCTGACCATGGGCTCTGACATGGCCTGGATGGCGGGCAGCAGCTCTTTTAGCAGGGTGTCTTCGTCCACCCGGATCCGGTGATGCTGGGTGCCGAAGCGCTCGGCGATCATATCTGAGTAATGAAATTCGTCCCCCGCCTCGCCGCCGGCCCCTTCAAAGCCCACCGAAAAGGTCTGGACTCTGGGATGCACTTCGCTTACCAGGGCGGTAATGAGGCTAGAGTCGAGCCCCCCGGACAGCAATATCCCCACATCCACCGCCGCCAGGTTACGCCTGGCCACCGCCTGGCGCAGGGTCAGCTCCAGCTGGTCCTGCCAGTCCTGCTCACTCAGTTGGGGCTTGGGTTCAAAAGGCGGCTGCCACCAGCAGGCCTGCTCTTGGCGCCCGTCCGGCCCCAGCCGCCGCCAATGGCCGGCGGGGAGCTTGTGGATATGGGCCAGCACGGTGTGGGGGGCCGGGGTAACAGCGTGAAAGTTGAAGTAATAATTGAGGCCTTCTGGCGACAGGCTGGGCTTTTCGCCCTTTTTTAATAGGGCCGGAAGGCTGGACGCAAAGCGCAGGCCCCCGGGCTCGGCCTTGAGGTAGAGGGGCTTGATGCCCAGGCGGTCCCTGGCCAGGAACAGGCTTTTATCCTTCTGGTCATAGATGGCCAGGGCAAACATGCCGTTAAGGCGGGGCAGCAGTTGGGGGCCCCAGGCGGCGAAGCCCTTGAGCAGCACTTCGGTATCGCCATCGCTGTGAAAGCGATAGCCCTTGGCTTCAAGGTCCTTCCTGAGTTCGGGGTAGTTGTAGATGGCGCCGTTAAAGACCATGGCCAGGCCCAAGTCCCTGTCCACCATGGGCTGGGCCGAGGCATCGGACAGGTCCATCACCTTGAGGCGGCGATGGCCCAGCAGCAGCCCATCGGCCTGGTGGCGGCCCTCGGCATCGGGGCCCCTGGGGGCCAGCCGGTCCATGGCCAAGGAAAAATGCTCAGTGTCAAACTGATCATCTCGGAAGCGAAGTTGTCCATAGAAACCACACATGGAGGCTGTTTCCTCTCATTGCTTGCCGGTTTCTTA from Gallaecimonas xiamenensis 3-C-1 encodes the following:
- a CDS encoding N-acetylglutaminylglutamine amidotransferase, with translation MCGFYGQLRFRDDQFDTEHFSLAMDRLAPRGPDAEGRHQADGLLLGHRRLKVMDLSDASAQPMVDRDLGLAMVFNGAIYNYPELRKDLEAKGYRFHSDGDTEVLLKGFAAWGPQLLPRLNGMFALAIYDQKDKSLFLARDRLGIKPLYLKAEPGGLRFASSLPALLKKGEKPSLSPEGLNYYFNFHAVTPAPHTVLAHIHKLPAGHWRRLGPDGRQEQACWWQPPFEPKPQLSEQDWQDQLELTLRQAVARRNLAAVDVGILLSGGLDSSLITALVSEVHPRVQTFSVGFEGAGGEAGDEFHYSDMIAERFGTQHHRIRVDEDTLLKELLPAIQAMSEPMVSHDCIGFYLLSRHVARHCKVVQSGQGADEVFGGYHWYPPLLDAKDPVACYRQHFFDRSLDEMRQTLQPAWWQGDWAGDFVKSHFALPGATLGIDKALRQDTQIMLVEDPVKRVDNMTMAFGLEARVPFLDHELVELAARMPPHLKVAGEGKYLLRQLGYRLLPKAVIDRPKGYFPVPKLKYIRGQVLELVRDCLSSSQARARGLFNPAYLDALLADPEQALTPLGGNKLWQLASLELWMQAHDL